The genomic region AGGTGCAGGCCGAGCCGGCCGACACGGCGACGCCCTTCAGGTCGAGCCCCAGCACGATCGATTCGGACTCGACGTGGCGGAAGACGATGTTGTCGGTCCCGGGCAGCCGCTCGGTCGGGTGCCCGTTCAACCGGACCTCGGGCACCCGGAGCCGGAGGGCCTCCCACAGGCGGTCGCGCAGCGCCCGTACCCGCTCGGCTTCCGCGTGCATCTCCCGCGCCCGGACCTCCACCGCCTTGCCGAAGCCGACGATGCCAGGCACGTTCTCGGTCCCCGCGCGCCGGCGCCGCTCGTGCTCGCCGCCGTGCTGGATCGCCACCATCTTCGTACCCCGGCGGATGTAGAGGCCCGCCACGCCCTTGGGGCCGTAGACCTTGTGGGAGGAAAAAGACATGACGTCGATGCCGAAGGCGTGGACGTCGATCGGGATCTTGCCGAACGTCTGGACGGCATCGACGTGGAAGACAAGGTCATGGTCGCGGGCGATGGAGCCGATGGCGGCCACCGGCTGGACCGTACCCACCTCGCTGTTGGCGTGCATGATGGTGATGGCGAGCGTGTCCGGCCGGATGGCTCGCCTGACGTCGTCCGGATCGACCATGCCGTACTGGTCGACCGGCAGGTACGTCACCTCGAAGCCCTGCCCGTGCAGGGCCTGAGCGGTACGGAGGACCGCGTGGTGCTCGATCTGGGAGGTGATGATGTGCCCCCGCCCTCGGGCGAGCGCC from Candidatus Methylomirabilota bacterium harbors:
- a CDS encoding cysteine desulfurase family protein; this translates as MTRRVYLDHNASTPVHPEVVAEMLPYFGESFGNPSSVHGFGRAAREGVDTARERIARFLHVVPDEIVFTSGGTESDNLGVKGLALARGRGHIITSQIEHHAVLRTAQALHGQGFEVTYLPVDQYGMVDPDDVRRAIRPDTLAITIMHANSEVGTVQPVAAIGSIARDHDLVFHVDAVQTFGKIPIDVHAFGIDVMSFSSHKVYGPKGVAGLYIRRGTKMVAIQHGGEHERRRRAGTENVPGIVGFGKAVEVRAREMHAEAERVRALRDRLWEALRLRVPEVRLNGHPTERLPGTDNIVFRHVESESIVLGLDLKGVAVSAGSACTSGNIEPSYVLVAMGVPIEWAMGAVRFSLGRSNTADDIDYVVECVEPIVRKLRQALPVGAA